One genomic region from Leptospira montravelensis encodes:
- the bfr gene encoding bacterioferritin has translation MKGKKEVIDILAEVLAAELTAINQYFIHAKLCKNWGYLELAEYLRKESIEEMKHADEIIERILFFDGIPDLQKYLKINVGQTVPEMLDHDLQLEYNAVERLNRGIDICVAAKDNGTRELLEKILVSEEEHIDWIETQKSIIDSISLPNYLAQKLGDSE, from the coding sequence ATGAAGGGAAAAAAAGAAGTAATCGACATTTTAGCGGAAGTTCTAGCGGCTGAACTCACAGCCATCAATCAGTATTTTATTCATGCAAAACTCTGTAAAAACTGGGGATATTTGGAACTTGCAGAATACCTCAGAAAAGAATCCATTGAAGAAATGAAACATGCAGACGAAATCATCGAAAGAATTCTTTTTTTCGATGGCATTCCCGACCTGCAAAAATATCTAAAAATCAATGTTGGCCAAACAGTTCCAGAAATGTTGGACCATGATTTACAACTAGAATACAATGCAGTCGAACGTCTCAACCGAGGAATCGATATCTGTGTGGCTGCAAAAGACAATGGGACTCGTGAACTTTTGGAAAAAATCTTAGTTTCCGAAGAAGAACATATCGATTGGATTGAAACACAAAAATCCATCATTGATTCTATCTCTCTTCCTAACTACTTGGCCCAAAAATTAGGAGATTCGGAATAA
- a CDS encoding acetylglutamate kinase, with translation MNSKDVLSRVFEITRDPRDGLLFLKEFQSLSPESFAILYADTETIFDSSEALFSDLKLLYQLDLFPFVILEVDSFQYLKVFFPLEQTNIDGEKSLGFSYQVVDRNLPLKEEVSRIIAQKKIPILLWEDESEKLSALIDRCRSILHSSKVIYVSIDGPLKEPNSGKVKSILQRDFHLSLPEGVTLSRSQEDFFQLSEDLLSKIEDPKFSIVLTSPFTLLTELFTVKGSGTLVKRKNKIRVCHSTEDVDMPRVFQLIEESFGKPLKPEFYNTKFDVLFLEESYRACAWLQKTEHGFLLSKFAVNGVARGAGVGRDIWDQILEHCRPLFWRSKPDNNINKWYMSIAQGIEKDESWYYYWLGLNQSLIPATIQTLKSQPEDFFPK, from the coding sequence ATGAATTCCAAAGACGTACTCAGCAGAGTCTTTGAAATCACAAGAGATCCAAGAGATGGTCTTCTTTTCTTAAAGGAATTCCAATCTCTTTCTCCTGAATCCTTTGCCATCCTATATGCCGACACAGAAACTATTTTTGATAGTTCCGAAGCCTTATTTTCTGACCTTAAACTTCTTTACCAACTGGATCTTTTTCCTTTTGTCATACTGGAAGTTGATAGTTTTCAATATTTGAAAGTTTTTTTCCCACTCGAACAAACCAATATCGATGGAGAAAAAAGCCTTGGTTTTTCCTACCAAGTCGTAGATCGTAACCTTCCACTCAAAGAAGAAGTCTCAAGGATCATTGCTCAGAAAAAAATACCCATTTTACTCTGGGAGGATGAATCTGAAAAACTTTCTGCACTCATTGACAGATGTCGCTCCATCCTCCATTCTTCAAAGGTTATTTATGTTTCCATCGATGGACCCCTAAAAGAGCCTAACTCTGGTAAGGTGAAATCTATCTTACAAAGAGATTTCCATTTATCTCTTCCGGAAGGGGTGACACTTTCTAGGTCACAGGAGGATTTTTTCCAACTTTCTGAAGACCTATTGTCAAAAATCGAAGATCCAAAATTCAGCATTGTCCTCACTTCCCCCTTTACCCTACTGACTGAACTTTTCACAGTGAAAGGAAGTGGAACACTTGTTAAGCGAAAAAATAAAATTAGAGTTTGTCATTCCACAGAGGATGTGGATATGCCAAGAGTTTTCCAACTCATTGAAGAATCTTTTGGTAAACCTTTAAAACCAGAATTTTACAATACTAAATTTGATGTATTATTTTTAGAAGAGTCCTACAGAGCCTGCGCATGGTTGCAAAAAACAGAGCATGGATTTTTACTTTCAAAGTTTGCTGTCAATGGAGTTGCAAGAGGAGCCGGTGTGGGTCGCGATATTTGGGACCAAATTTTAGAACATTGTAGACCACTATTTTGGCGCAGTAAACCAGACAATAATATCAACAAATGGTATATGTCTATCGCACAAGGAATCGAAAAGGATGAAAGTTGGTATTATTATTGGTTGGGTCTTAACCAATCACTCATTCCCGCTACCATCCAAACCTTAAAGTCACAACCCGAAGATTTTTTTCCAAAATAA
- a CDS encoding thiolase family protein, with the protein MKKVYIHNPSLSVFGKHKGSQLNLSFATAKQSVHEFQSHKIQFIIYASFSPDSYNKEYHLSAKLPGLLGIRDVYSIRMETASSSGASAFQLGVNLIQSGRFDHGLVVATELMSQLNREESNLLLGSVLSDSQRALGMSMAQGGAMITRKYLNDYGYKEEDLFAISKKLHDNGLKNPKAHIKKNLTLEEYQNQTMISSPLGLYDISPLSDGSAALILSKNPSSISVKGMGYGTAPFLTSADPSFLANCLAFEKAYSEAGVRPEDIDFAELHDAFTPFELVGAEDAGFFKRGEALFQVKAGLTHPKGKIPINSSGGLKSRGHPVGASGLAQIVELCRFFEEWPEKRLAVAQSIGGLATNNFVSILERT; encoded by the coding sequence ATGAAGAAAGTTTACATTCACAATCCATCATTGAGTGTATTCGGAAAACACAAAGGATCACAACTAAATTTGTCCTTTGCAACCGCAAAACAATCTGTACATGAGTTTCAATCTCACAAAATCCAATTCATCATCTACGCTAGTTTTTCACCTGATTCTTATAATAAAGAATACCATTTATCTGCTAAACTCCCTGGGTTACTGGGAATTCGAGATGTATATTCCATAAGGATGGAAACTGCTTCTTCTTCGGGAGCATCAGCTTTCCAATTGGGAGTGAATTTAATTCAAAGTGGAAGGTTTGATCATGGACTTGTTGTGGCAACGGAACTAATGAGCCAACTCAACCGAGAAGAAAGTAATCTTTTGTTAGGTTCTGTTTTATCGGATTCCCAAAGAGCACTTGGAATGTCTATGGCCCAAGGTGGAGCTATGATCACTCGGAAGTATTTAAATGACTATGGATACAAAGAAGAAGATCTTTTTGCCATTTCAAAAAAATTACACGATAACGGACTTAAAAATCCCAAAGCCCATATCAAAAAGAATTTAACTTTGGAAGAATATCAAAACCAAACAATGATATCTAGTCCCTTGGGATTGTATGATATCTCACCACTTTCTGATGGGTCGGCTGCCCTCATTCTTTCCAAAAATCCAAGTTCCATTTCTGTGAAAGGAATGGGATATGGAACTGCGCCTTTCCTTACTTCCGCAGATCCCAGTTTTCTTGCCAATTGCCTAGCTTTTGAAAAGGCCTATTCCGAAGCAGGTGTTCGCCCAGAGGATATCGATTTTGCGGAATTACATGATGCTTTCACTCCCTTTGAACTAGTAGGCGCAGAAGATGCTGGCTTTTTCAAACGAGGGGAGGCATTATTCCAAGTAAAAGCAGGCCTTACTCATCCTAAGGGAAAAATTCCTATCAATTCGTCTGGTGGACTCAAATCAAGAGGCCATCCCGTGGGTGCTTCGGGCCTGGCACAAATTGTCGAACTTTGCCGCTTCTTTGAGGAATGGCCGGAAAAGCGGTTGGCAGTAGCACAAAGTATAGGTGGACTTGCTACAAACAACTTTGTGTCGATATTAGAAAGAACCTGA
- the waaF gene encoding lipopolysaccharide heptosyltransferase II, protein MPEKILIIQTAFLGDLILSTSFFHAVKTEHPGAEIHVLVNAGTESVLDNNPDITKVWSLDKKRIKKNPFAFLHFAGLLKKESFNKVYSAHFSFRSSLLSYLTRAPIRIGYKESGFSFLHTKTVQRPKQGPHEVEKLFSLLFEEYDFPKGRERRPYLFPGQLEEESFSKTKKDILNNEEGYILVAPSSLWETKRMPEEKFVSVITQILRKRKETVILIGSKADLEIENTIFRLMKTEPLQLRERSRLLSLVGKTNLKELMVWIQNAKAIISNDSSPIHFASAFNTPTVMLYGATIPAFGYGSLSDQHKIMEVQGLNCRPCGIHGGRICPEGHFRCMMDQNPVRIFEALEEIIKV, encoded by the coding sequence ATGCCCGAAAAAATACTGATCATCCAAACTGCCTTTTTAGGTGACCTGATCCTATCCACTTCGTTTTTCCATGCGGTCAAAACGGAACACCCAGGGGCGGAAATCCATGTACTTGTGAATGCGGGGACAGAATCTGTATTAGATAATAATCCAGATATAACAAAGGTTTGGTCACTCGACAAAAAGCGGATCAAAAAAAATCCATTTGCCTTTTTACATTTTGCTGGTTTGCTCAAGAAAGAATCATTTAACAAAGTGTATTCGGCACATTTTTCTTTTCGCTCGAGTTTGTTATCTTATCTTACAAGAGCTCCCATACGTATTGGATATAAAGAATCTGGTTTTTCTTTTTTGCATACAAAAACAGTGCAAAGACCAAAACAAGGTCCACATGAAGTAGAAAAACTTTTTTCTCTTTTATTTGAGGAATATGATTTTCCAAAAGGAAGAGAAAGACGCCCTTATTTATTTCCAGGCCAACTAGAGGAAGAATCCTTTTCTAAAACCAAAAAGGATATTTTAAACAATGAGGAGGGATACATTCTTGTGGCTCCATCTTCCCTTTGGGAAACCAAACGTATGCCAGAAGAAAAATTTGTAAGTGTCATTACCCAAATTCTTCGCAAACGAAAAGAAACAGTTATCTTAATTGGAAGCAAAGCAGATTTAGAAATTGAAAACACTATCTTTCGATTGATGAAAACAGAACCATTACAACTTCGGGAACGGAGCCGGTTGCTTTCTCTTGTGGGGAAAACCAACTTAAAAGAATTGATGGTTTGGATTCAAAATGCCAAAGCCATTATTTCCAATGACTCGAGTCCTATCCATTTTGCTTCTGCCTTTAATACTCCTACTGTGATGCTTTATGGAGCAACCATACCTGCGTTTGGTTATGGAAGCCTTTCGGACCAACATAAAATTATGGAAGTACAAGGTCTTAATTGCAGGCCTTGCGGAATTCATGGCGGAAGAATCTGTCCGGAAGGACATTTTCGTTGTATGATGGATCAAAACCCTGTTCGCATTTTTGAAGCCCTAGAGGAAATCATTAAAGTATGA
- a CDS encoding D-alanine--D-alanine ligase family protein, whose product MKGTVILACDIYDPNTPELSQEWESEETIQKMETTIQALGYEVAVLSNPTEITSVLCNIPIGDRSRWIVWNLVEGYHSPNREAYIPALCEYLAVPHTGSSASVQTLTLDKYKTKLLLKSFGIPTADFWLVKDKNHTPPENFPLFVKPNGEGSSIGIGEENLIQTTSDWEKRIPTLLKKYNHLLVEPYLSGRELTIGVIGNKGSYMATVPAFVDYPGFVYSDLVKSKESFVESLDFLVSKELSNSLQTYALQIANVLESSGYIRIDFKLENDLPYLLEVNATPGFSSVYSTLPLLWEKNGKSYPELLNHCLELGFLEYQHHHRYKYAKDRNL is encoded by the coding sequence ATGAAAGGTACGGTTATCCTTGCTTGCGATATTTATGATCCAAACACACCTGAACTTTCTCAGGAATGGGAATCCGAAGAGACCATCCAAAAAATGGAAACTACCATCCAGGCATTGGGTTATGAAGTAGCTGTTTTATCAAATCCTACAGAGATCACTTCTGTTCTCTGTAACATTCCCATAGGAGACAGAAGCCGTTGGATCGTTTGGAATCTTGTGGAAGGATACCATTCGCCAAATAGAGAAGCCTACATACCAGCGTTATGCGAATATTTGGCAGTTCCTCATACTGGAAGTTCCGCTTCCGTCCAAACCCTCACCTTAGATAAATATAAAACCAAACTATTATTGAAATCCTTTGGAATTCCTACTGCTGATTTTTGGCTTGTGAAAGATAAAAATCATACTCCGCCGGAGAACTTTCCTTTATTTGTAAAACCAAATGGAGAAGGATCTAGTATTGGAATTGGAGAAGAAAACCTGATCCAAACAACATCAGATTGGGAAAAACGAATACCAACTCTTCTTAAAAAATACAATCACCTCCTTGTTGAACCTTACCTTTCAGGAAGGGAGCTTACGATCGGTGTAATCGGAAACAAAGGGAGTTACATGGCCACGGTCCCTGCCTTTGTTGATTATCCTGGATTCGTTTATAGTGATCTTGTAAAATCCAAGGAAAGTTTTGTGGAATCCTTAGACTTTTTAGTATCAAAAGAACTATCAAACTCTCTCCAAACTTATGCATTACAAATTGCAAATGTCTTAGAAAGTTCAGGTTACATTCGTATTGATTTTAAATTGGAAAATGATCTCCCTTATCTATTGGAAGTGAATGCAACACCAGGCTTTTCCTCTGTGTATTCCACATTACCTTTGTTATGGGAAAAAAACGGGAAGTCTTACCCTGAACTCCTAAACCACTGTTTGGAATTGGGGTTTTTAGAATACCAACATCATCATCGTTACAAGTACGCAAAGGATAGAAACCTATGA
- a CDS encoding iron-containing redox enzyme family protein — translation MNIVETLKKDVETHPVLRSQWLLERNVSMSFNDLILWLSQEYFVSIGFVDWFLLVAAKTRDQNAKIVLVENIWGELGEGKIADTHVSILIEFLTKLNFDFANHQLLPETKTYLDKMESIIEKGFFYGLGALGPANEYLLKLEYSQISAAYKKLKTEMTLPEGKFFQVNLDADEGHSQRMFELIEETAKTEESKKQVIEGNLLALVAREDFYTGLSRLDKERLTKV, via the coding sequence ATGAATATCGTTGAAACTTTAAAAAAGGATGTAGAAACTCATCCTGTCCTCAGGTCGCAGTGGTTATTAGAACGAAATGTCTCTATGAGTTTTAATGACTTAATTTTATGGTTAAGCCAAGAATACTTCGTGTCCATCGGATTTGTGGATTGGTTTCTATTAGTTGCCGCAAAAACGAGAGACCAAAATGCAAAGATAGTTCTTGTGGAGAATATTTGGGGAGAACTCGGTGAAGGTAAAATTGCCGACACTCATGTATCCATCTTAATTGAATTTTTAACAAAATTAAACTTTGATTTTGCAAACCATCAGTTATTGCCAGAAACAAAAACTTATTTAGATAAGATGGAATCTATTATAGAGAAAGGATTTTTTTATGGACTGGGGGCATTGGGACCTGCAAACGAATACTTATTAAAACTAGAATATTCACAGATTTCAGCTGCATATAAAAAACTTAAAACCGAAATGACTTTGCCGGAAGGTAAATTTTTTCAAGTGAATTTGGATGCAGATGAAGGCCATAGCCAACGAATGTTTGAACTCATTGAAGAAACAGCAAAAACCGAGGAATCTAAAAAACAGGTGATAGAAGGTAATTTACTGGCTTTAGTCGCTCGGGAAGATTTTTACACGGGACTTTCCCGGTTGGACAAAGAACGGCTTACGAAAGTTTAA
- a CDS encoding KamA family radical SAM protein produces the protein MLVQSSLSDVLKAREELYSRTNWTDPTSQLQNRVKGEELSRYFVLSESEIIGIKETIRLHVSTTPYYLSLSSPDDPNCPIRKMIVPRSEEAVLSSEESADPLDEERLSPVRGLTHMYPNRVLLFSNHSCSVYCRHCMRGRKVSSSEERMEKGDLEKAFDYIRNHPEIEDVVISGGDPLNLADVRLEWILSELNSIPHVKICRLGTRNPVTLPFRITESLCKIIETYNNDKLSIFCNTQFNHPKECTKESKEAILRLLKAGVSVGNQSVLLKGINDEEETMLTLHKKLLEMRVRAYYLYDPELIPGSRGFRTPLARGIEIVEYMRGKIGGMGIPQFVNDLPGGGGKITIAPNWYLGYNPKTRQHVFRSAVTKKIHLSFEPIDSNKESYYPVLSEKELETLGL, from the coding sequence ATGCTCGTGCAAAGCAGTTTATCAGATGTTCTAAAGGCACGCGAAGAGTTGTATTCCCGGACAAATTGGACGGATCCTACCTCGCAGTTACAAAATCGAGTGAAAGGTGAAGAACTTTCTCGGTATTTTGTTCTCTCGGAATCTGAAATCATAGGAATTAAAGAAACCATTCGTTTGCATGTTTCTACCACCCCATATTATCTATCTTTGTCTAGTCCAGACGATCCCAATTGCCCGATACGAAAAATGATTGTCCCTAGATCGGAAGAAGCAGTTCTCTCTTCGGAAGAAAGTGCCGATCCTTTGGATGAAGAACGACTAAGTCCTGTTCGTGGACTGACCCATATGTATCCCAATCGGGTGCTTTTATTTTCTAACCATTCTTGTAGTGTGTATTGCCGTCATTGTATGCGTGGTCGAAAGGTATCCTCGAGTGAAGAAAGAATGGAAAAAGGGGATTTGGAAAAGGCATTCGATTACATACGTAACCATCCAGAAATTGAAGATGTAGTCATTAGCGGTGGAGACCCTTTAAACTTAGCAGATGTTAGACTTGAGTGGATCCTTTCGGAATTAAATTCCATCCCTCATGTAAAAATTTGTAGATTGGGAACAAGAAATCCAGTCACTTTGCCATTTCGCATCACAGAGTCTTTATGCAAAATCATAGAAACTTATAATAACGACAAACTTTCCATATTTTGTAATACCCAGTTCAACCATCCCAAAGAATGCACAAAAGAATCGAAAGAAGCTATCCTTCGTTTATTAAAAGCAGGAGTTTCTGTGGGCAACCAGTCCGTTCTTTTAAAAGGCATCAATGATGAAGAAGAAACTATGCTTACTCTTCATAAAAAACTGCTAGAGATGCGGGTTCGTGCTTATTATCTATATGATCCAGAACTCATTCCAGGTTCCAGAGGATTTCGAACTCCACTGGCTCGTGGAATTGAAATTGTAGAATATATGAGGGGAAAAATTGGAGGGATGGGGATTCCGCAATTTGTAAACGACCTTCCTGGTGGAGGTGGAAAAATCACCATTGCACCTAACTGGTATTTGGGGTACAATCCAAAAACGCGTCAACACGTATTTCGATCGGCAGTCACCAAAAAAATCCATTTATCTTTTGAACCAATTGATTCCAATAAAGAATCTTATTATCCTGTTTTGAGTGAAAAAGAGTTGGAGACACTTGGATTATGA
- a CDS encoding DCC1-like thiol-disulfide oxidoreductase family protein — protein sequence MQSQNAVLVYDGNCGFCTRLAKSIREKTKDQITIVSFHKLTDSELQSIHKQLSRDLCAGEVQLIESGIRYPGFFAVRQLIWKMDIYKYFSFLLYLPLVPFLGMGIMYFLKRYRIKLS from the coding sequence ATGCAATCACAAAATGCAGTATTAGTATACGATGGGAACTGTGGGTTTTGCACCCGCCTTGCTAAATCCATTCGCGAAAAAACAAAAGACCAGATAACTATCGTTTCTTTTCATAAACTGACTGACAGTGAGCTGCAGTCGATTCACAAACAACTAAGTAGAGATTTGTGTGCCGGAGAGGTCCAGCTCATTGAATCAGGGATACGTTATCCAGGATTTTTTGCAGTCAGACAACTCATCTGGAAAATGGACATATACAAATACTTTAGTTTTTTATTGTACTTGCCCCTCGTCCCATTTTTGGGAATGGGAATTATGTATTTTTTAAAACGATATAGAATTAAACTTTCGTAA
- a CDS encoding THUMP domain-containing class I SAM-dependent RNA methyltransferase gives MRRFGIKPTHPTYHAICGEGLSSLLESELKSHHLKINSSNRGGVFFSGKKEDVIQFAIQTKFASRINLQLLHENAETYDEFYAKTCELPWEKYIGPDVSFRIDAETKDKLKNSEFTMHRTKDAVLDRLRSKKIPLPEIEKRMADITIVVRSHTDKFSIELSLSGDPVGRRGYRLFAGNAPVREPIAQAMLEISGWKEGNTLVDPMCGSGTILIEAALRERLYGEINRFLFAESPVFQILFPTYVFSERKKEKPTKPHLFGFDIDPEAVRIAKENAYEAGVEDFVSFEVGNCLELKNNFGKEGHVITNPPYGERIGKPMEDLKEMYFQFGKVIKNEFGGWKFTVLSGDFSLLGKFGLKENAHLSLKHANLKAKIVDYEIRGGK, from the coding sequence ATTAGGAGATTCGGAATAAAACCTACTCACCCCACTTACCATGCCATTTGCGGAGAAGGTCTTTCTTCGCTTTTGGAGTCCGAATTAAAATCACACCATCTCAAAATTAACAGTTCCAACCGAGGTGGAGTTTTTTTCTCAGGAAAAAAAGAAGATGTGATTCAATTTGCCATTCAAACCAAATTTGCTTCTCGCATCAACTTACAGTTGCTACATGAAAATGCAGAAACCTACGATGAGTTTTATGCCAAAACCTGCGAATTACCTTGGGAAAAATACATTGGCCCAGATGTAAGTTTTCGAATTGATGCAGAAACCAAAGACAAATTAAAAAACTCAGAATTTACAATGCATCGAACCAAAGATGCAGTTCTCGATCGCCTGCGAAGTAAAAAAATTCCGCTTCCTGAAATTGAAAAACGAATGGCAGATATCACCATCGTGGTTCGTTCCCATACTGACAAGTTTAGCATTGAACTTTCTCTTTCAGGAGATCCCGTGGGAAGACGTGGGTACAGACTTTTTGCAGGAAATGCCCCAGTTAGAGAACCCATTGCGCAAGCCATGTTAGAAATATCTGGATGGAAAGAAGGAAATACATTAGTAGATCCTATGTGCGGATCAGGAACTATCCTCATTGAAGCGGCGCTTCGGGAACGTTTGTATGGAGAGATCAATCGGTTTCTATTTGCTGAATCTCCCGTATTCCAAATTCTTTTTCCTACTTATGTATTTTCTGAAAGGAAAAAAGAAAAACCAACCAAACCTCATCTTTTTGGATTTGATATTGATCCAGAAGCTGTTCGTATCGCAAAAGAAAATGCTTATGAAGCCGGAGTGGAAGACTTTGTTTCCTTTGAAGTGGGAAATTGTTTGGAGTTAAAAAACAATTTCGGAAAAGAAGGCCATGTGATCACCAACCCTCCTTATGGAGAACGGATTGGAAAACCAATGGAAGATTTAAAAGAGATGTACTTTCAATTTGGAAAGGTCATCAAAAATGAATTTGGTGGTTGGAAGTTTACAGTCCTTTCAGGCGACTTTTCCCTTCTCGGAAAATTTGGTCTGAAAGAAAATGCACATTTAAGTTTAAAACATGCAAACCTCAAAGCAAAAATTGTGGATTACGAAATCAGAGGGGGGAAATGA